From the Alteromonas sp. CI.11.F.A3 genome, the window TGTTTAGCGGCAACTGAATCAATTGCTTGCTTGATAAGGCTGAATAATTTGTTTTGTTCTTCGTTGCTACGACGCTGAATGTTTTGCTTAAGCGGTTGCGCTTTTTCTGCTAACTCTTCACGTACAGCCAACATTTTTTGCTCAAGTTCTTTCTTTTCTTGAGCGCTCATTGTTGCTGCGTCGCGTTGAAGACGTTCTGCGAAGAACTGACCATCACGTTGAAGTTGATTAACTTCTTCGATGCGGTCTTTAAACTCCACCTGAATGGCGTTTTGGATTTCAGCAGCCTGAGGCATAGCTTGAAAAATGCCCTGAACATCAACAACAGCAATTTTTTGCTCTGCCATTACAGAAGTACTAACTAGTGCGCTACCAAGCATTGCACCTGCAACAATATGTTTAACCAACTGTTTCAAAAGGAACTCCTTTTATCCATCTTTTTATCTGGGTGCCTAGGGCCCCGTTTAATATTTTAGAATGTTTGACCGATATTAAAGGTGAAGAATTTAGCATCATCACCATCACGTTCTTGAATAGCTCTTGAGAAGCTAAATACCATCGGTCCCATTGGTGAAATCCATTGTACCGAAATACCAGCAGAACTACGATACAGTGACCAATCAGAATAGTCTATCAATGAACCATACTGAGTACTAGATTGACTAAAGTCTTTGTATTGGTCGTAATCGAACTCAGTATCCCACACGTTGCCCACATCCACAAATAGACTGGTTCGTACCGAGTTATCCATATCTGCTTCCACAAAAGGTGTGGGAACAATTAACTCAAGACCACCTAATGCCATCGCGTTACCACCAAGGCTGCGGCTTGATAATGTAATTACATCATCAATAGGGTCGGTTGGGTACACTTCGCCATCAGGGCCGGTTAAAGAGCCACTTGGTGAGCGAATGATACCACGCGGGCCTACGGTGTTGTTTTCAAATCCACGAAGTGAATCCGAACCACCTGCGGTAAAGTTTTCGGTAAATGGCAATATTTGCTCGTTACCATCTACATCACCATAGCCGTTACCGTAACCCAATCTAATTCTTGCAAGTACTGACCAACGCTGATTTCTAGACAGTGGGAAATACCACTTCCCATCAAACAAGGTTTTGAAGTAGTTCACATCTGAATTAGGTGTAGTGATACTAAATGAGGCACGCTGTGACGAGCCAGCCGTAGGGAATAAACCACGGTTTAATGTACTACGACTCCAACTTACGCTGGCAAGATAGCTATGGTATTTAATGGGCGCATCAGGATCATCTCCGTCAAGGAACTGGTTATAAAACTGTTCCGTTTGCTCATAATAACCACGGTTATAAAGCTCTACGTTGCTGTACGTTAGCCCGAAGTTGATTCGGTTAAATTCATTTATCGGATAACCGACATTTGCACCTACAGACCACTGCTTAGAGTTGTACTGGATAACGTTAAAGTCTGAGCCATCAAATTCACTATACCCTAGTGAACCACCTAAGCTTATG encodes:
- a CDS encoding OmpH family outer membrane protein — encoded protein: MKQLVKHIVAGAMLGSALVSTSVMAEQKIAVVDVQGIFQAMPQAAEIQNAIQVEFKDRIEEVNQLQRDGQFFAERLQRDAATMSAQEKKELEQKMLAVREELAEKAQPLKQNIQRRSNEEQNKLFSLIKQAIDSVAAKQGYDIVLNATATPFVKEQYDMSEQVLEQVSKVN